The genomic DNA TTTTCTTGTCCCTTAACATCTGCTACCATTTCACATTCCTTGTTCCACCATGGCACATATTTCCGATCTTTAGCTAGTGTTGGTAACGTAGCACTAGCTAGGCTGTCTGTCTCTGATTCCCTTATTAACATACCTTCAGAATTCCTTAATATCTTCATTTATACATTGTTCACTCACATTCCTCACTTTGGTTTCTAAAGCTATTTCCAGTTCATTACATAGCATAGAGGTCCATTGAGCCACAAaattattttctctccatttacaCTGACGCAATCTAATCTGGATTATACAGCTTTACCTCTGTCCACTTCCCTTTGCTGGTCATTTGGCAACATAACTTTTCCTTTCATAACTTCCACTTTGGCTGCTATCCACTGGGTAGCACCGCTGCACCTTTCCCATATCTCCATCCTCTAGTGACCCTAGAGAGTATAATCACAGATTTCCACATTTCTTACTTACTGCTAGGTTTGCACTGCTCCAAATTAGAGCCACTGGGAACAAAACTGTACAACAGCATGATTGCAACATTAGTGGCAACAAAAGTACATACAACAATTGCAGTAGCTCTCAAAGGTTTAGCAGGGGTTTCCCATCCATTCAGTACATTTCTGTTGCTGTGGGGTCTGTTTCCAAAGGAAATGCATAGAGTGAACCTGTATTAGAGAGAGTCTGAGACTGTACTGAGTGGAGACAACACaacacacatgcacgcagccaAAAAGCATATAACAACAGAACCTACCATGACAGAAGCCAAGTGATTCTTGAAGCAGAGATTCTCAGAGGCCTCTGAGAGAGTTAATCATCCAACTCTCATTTCAAAGGGATTTGGGTGCCTTGGAAAATGATTTCTGTAAGGCTCAAATCCTACCGTTCTCACTGgtgcccagctcctctgcctctgGCCAAGCCCTGACGTGCTCCCAGTAACTGAGCCAGCACGCCATTTTGACATCTCAGGAGTTCTGCCCATTGGTAGGTTGTAGCCACTTCCTCTCACCATAGGTTGCCTCACTCCCCGAGGGGAGGGTCCTCGATGGAGCAGAGCTGTCTAAGACACCTGTGCTGTCTGGACACGGTGCCCTGAGAACTAGCCCTCTCGGGACTCAACTCAATTTCAATGGGGGCTGATAGCCTAACGTTTTCACATCTGCCTGGCTGATTTAGGCAAAGTTGTTATCTAGAAGTctctgcacatttttttttaaagccgcaTATTTACTAACTGCTTTGCTCAAGGCTTCcttcacctctctgtttctcacactgtagatgagggggtttacCAGGGGAGTCAGGACTGCGTAGCAAAGAGAGAGCATTTTGTTTAGGACGCTTAGTGTCTCATGTTCCTAGCAGGTACACAATCATTAGGGTTtcatagaaaattgtcaccacaaaGAGGTAAgaagagcaggtggaaaaggcctctTGCCTCCCTatggtggaagggattctcaggatggtggtgAGGATGCACATGTAGGATGTCTAAGTTAGTAGGAATGGAGGCATGGTGAATACACAGGCTAGTATGAAATTCAACAATATAACCAGGCGTGTGTCCCCACAGAAAGTAATAGAAATGATCAATTTCATTCGGGCCACAGAATATTAACTGTGACATGAATAATACAAAGATGTCAGTAACCAAAGAACCCTTTAACCATGACCAAGCAGCCAAGTGGAGGCAAAATCTGGTGTTTGTAAGAGCTGAATACTGCAAGGGTTAAAATATTGCTAAACACCAATCATAAGACATCGCTGCTAGGAGACAGCATTCTGTAGCTGCCAGAGCACAAAAGATATACATTTGTATGAAGCAGACACTGAATTAGATAGTTTTGTCCCCAGTGAGGAAACTGGCCAGCAATCTGGGTAAGATAGTTGAGGTGTAGCATGTCtccaagttccccaggaagaagtacacgGGGGTGTGAAAGTGTTGATCGGCCACAACTTGCACCACAATGACGGTGTTCCCGGACAGAGTTGCCATGTAGACatcaggaagagaagaatttgcAGGTCAGGGAAATCCCCAGATCCCAGGAGGAAGAATTCTGTGACCGCGTTTGATTTCTCCAGACTGTGTCTGCCATGGACCAAATCTAGAAACAATAAAGCAAATTGTGCAATTGATTTGGAAGAACATAGAGCTGAAAGCTAATCAAGTGTCATGAATTAATTCCATAAATATTCAAaaactcccctccctctcctggctAAATGGTGACTTCAGTCAAAGTGTAAGGAGTCTCAATTTGAGAACAGATCTTTGTATCCATGTAGACCACCCTCTCCCATATCAGAGCAATGACTAATATAACAGACCATTTCTCTGGTTGCCGAGTACTGATATGACAGATCAGACTCTTTCTTTATCTGCTATTGTATACCAGCTAGTGACATACTGAAGCTTAACAATGATGCTTAAATATAGTATTTCACTTCTGACAATGACCAGAATCATGCTATCACTTAGGAGTCAAAATCAATAAATACATCAACTGAAATGTTGAACTGAAATTTCCAGTTCAGTCTATTGTCCTTAGGCACCGATCTTCTGTTAGAATTAATGGAAATTAATCTAACAATGGTTCCTGGTATATTCAGCATTTCAATGCCCTGTAGGAGAAGGAATAATTTTTCCACCCTCCACACAAGAGATCAGTTTATGTCATAAATGATGAAGTGGAGTAAATTCTCCCTTAGTCCctgtggtggtgatggtgacATGGTGAGGAACTTGTCATTCCTCAATGGTTGCCTCCCTCTCATAGGTCCCTGGGGAGGGCAGATCAGCATTTTATGTGTCTAACACTGTTTGAAGCATTGCAAAGCATGCTGCAAAGGGTTAAAGGTGTGAGTGAGGAATGACTGCTTCCTTTGTAGGTTACAAGGTGCCAAGAAGGGGGGAATAAGAAGAAAAGAACAGTGAACAAGTTAACTTAACACAGTAGCTAGCTCAGTGTGAAGATAAGATGCTGGCCCCCACCCAAGGACACTGCtgacagctaagacttggctgacagcCAAGAAAGATGTgtgcttgaatgtgcccaagcggCCGTGAGAAAGAAATATCCAGCTGCACAGACCTGCAAAACAGCAAGGCCAGCAGGAAGGAAAACAAAGTCTAGGGTCTGCATAGATGGAAAAAACAGACGAGACAATGAAAGGGGGAGCCGAGCCTCGTGTCCCTTGAACCGGGGTGTTTGGGGAATGTTGAAGAAACCACAGAAAGCCAGTTTGGACTAGCACAAAGGGCACCAAAAGCAGAGGTCCTCGAATGAAGTATTCCTCCCCCGCACCCTCCGAGGAgccaggacttaaaaccctacTGAGAGCTGGAGCAATTTGGAGAACAACAGCAGACCTGGATGGCCTGAGCACAGGACAGCACTCTCGTCCACTCCCCTCACACTTCTGACGTTACATCCAGGCCTGGTCAGTCTTGGATAGTGTgtaagtgggttagggcttggggcactaacactttcttccccctctctccccccgagTGACATGGGAGACTTCCCAGCACTCTTtgctgttgttttattattttattaataatgctTTAAAATTTAGATGCTTGATGTGTTCCGTCATCTCTTCTGCAAAagatcctgtggcctcagcctgatcCCCTGACACtgcaggcagattggtaacaaaaATCTATCACAGACTGGCAATgccttttctgtttcctgaggTTCACTATGTACCGGTAATAAAATACAGCTCTTTGGAGAGTGGATCTTAGTCAGGGACAAAACCAGGCTGAAGTGCAATCctaactggggagtggccctcccCAGGCCATAATGATTGTGGGATAACCACACAAGAACAAGGCACTGGGGGGAAGATGCTGTCCCTGAACTCAGAGTCTAGAAACAATCTGGCATGTGTCATCCCGGCTAGTAAGACTCTATCAGCATTTGCCAACCCATTGGGACACActgtgagccagattctcagctcgTGGTAAATCAAGGTGGCTCCCTTTTGTCagtggggcagatccccaactgaGGACGTGTCACAAGACACGGATCTCACGCTCCATCTCTGTGAAATGGTGCTATGAATGCTGACTGGCACTGCGGTGGGAAGGTGAGGCTAAAACTGCTAATATtcacctgaagaaaagctctgtgtagctcaaaagcttctctcctcCACCAACAGGTTCATTACAAAGCACAGAGTTCCTTGTCTCTGCAATGCTCTTTGCTCACCACTTGTACAGTGTTCTATagctccacctccctttccacttCCCTCTGATGGTCATTTGGCAACATAAATTCTGCTTTCTTGACCTTCCACTTTGCCTGCTGTCCATTGGGCTGCGCCTTTCCTATTCCTCTTCCTTCTAGTGGTCCTACACAGCAAAACTGCATCTTTCCTCATTTCTTACCTATTGCTAGGTGTGCACTGTTCAAAATTTTAACCATCAGGAACCAAATCACACAACAGCATGATTGCAGCATTAGTTGCCACAACTACGCATACCAGATTAGTGGGTCTGAAAGGTTTAGCAGGGGTTAACATTAATTCAGTGCATTTCTGTTGCTGGGGACTCTGTTTCCAGTGGAAATACATAGATTGAAGCTACAGTGACAGCAGCCCAATGGTTCTCCAGGCTGAGATTTTAGGAGGTGACTAAGTGAGTTAGGCACATAAAACCTTTTGCAATGGGAGATAGAAAATCCTTTCCGCAATGCGGAAGTGCTGCAGTTCTCACTGgtgcccagctcccctgcctctgGCCAAATCCTGATGTAGTCAGAGTGGCTGAGCCAGCATTGGTGTGTTTGGCACCACAGGAGTTCTGCTAGCTGCTAGGCCGTAGCCACTTCCTCTCACCATAAGCTGTGTCATGCCTGGAGGAGGGGGCCATGCATGCAGCAGAGCTCAAAAAGACACCTTGGGCAGGCTGGATATAGTGTCCTCAGAACTAGCCCTCTCAGGACATGCACTCATTGCAGTGAGTTTGGGGGACACTCATTGTAACAGGTCCCCACCATTTCGACTGCTCTGTGCAattggtggcagcagagcagctcgTACCCTGCAGAGCCACATGCAGGGTCCCTCGTAGCTGACCATTTGACATACTCGATCCCAGAAATGGCTTCAATTCTAGAGGTGCCCTGGCTTGTGAGTCTACCTCTTTGTCTGCCCAACCTCGCCGCCTCCAAGAGCAATGTGAGCCTGGAGATGTAGCTTTGCTGGAGTTGGTCACAACCAGGTTTAGCTCAGATATGAGCTATAAAGTTGTTCCTGGTGAAGTTTCCAGAGGTCACTGCTGGGGCCTGGCTGTTTGCATCTGGCCTGTGTGAGTCTAATGAAGGTGTTTGGACAATAAATATGATAACATTTATTTTGATAATAATGGCTTTTTTACAgatattaaaaatatgtttaaaattgtCTGCACAGTTCCTGGTAGCCAGTTGAAAACTCCATGATGGGAACATGGTTTTGGCCACCTCCATCCCTGGTCCTTCCACTTAGATGGACATTGGGAGTTTTCATCTTAATTTTAATGGGGCTATGCAATGGGACCCCTGGTGTACAacctggagctgtgggaccactgtgcccccttattTCTCCAGCCTGACTGTCTTTCATGATGCTTTAACAGTGAGAAGCAACAATCCCCACCCTCCCCAgttgctgttatcactcagtcaCCAGCATACAGAGTCACACTCGGCGGAGTTGCATGAATGCTCTCCAAGCTACTCGTGAACTATACAGAGGGAGACACCAGCAAATCCCCCTAGCCTTGTACCCCCAGAAATGTACCACCTTACACTGCTCAAGCCCTTCtcttgaacaatgcaagctcattaattagttcaccACTTTGTCACAGGATAGTGGACATGCATCAGCCcttgtaatctgagcagattccccaagcatTTTAGACAAACTCGCTGGTTaagattaaacattaaaataagtttattaactacagaaagatagattaagtgatataAGTGTtaggtaactatctctgacccTTATGcctaagaaataaaaaagaaacacacaTTCTCAAGCCTAAATTTTATTAGACTCCATAAGATTTGATTCAAATGGCTTTTCTCACGCCGCTGGATGTTGCAGCCAGGTTACAATTCTTAATACAAAGGCTGAATTCCCCTCTCAGCCTGGGATCAACCtcctcagttcaaagtctttgtcctcccaGCTTTCTTTTTGCCTCCAGAataggtgggggaggaaagaggtGATTTCATGATGCCACTGTCTATTATTTTATACTCTCAATTCACGTCCCTGAAAAATATTGGCCCAGACATgtcctggtgggtcttgctgagTCAGAGTTCAGCAATTCTcattgtgtggtgcttgtgcACCTGTCTTACAGAATTGtgaatgtcttgtttacaattacCCTGCCAgtcaatggctggtgatggtctTTTAACGTCCGCTTGGGTGTGGGTCATCTCCTTTGTTGTCACTGGAGAACTAACCGTGGGTGACTCCCAGACTCCCAACATATTCAGTAACAACCATATAACAAAATCTGATAATGACGTATACAAggatgatatacatattttgataGAGCAATGTGTTTCAGTGTAtcatatgataccttacaaggcatgcttttaaTCACAATCTCATAAAAAAGATGAATATGGGAATTACAGGGGGCTACTGTGAGGTACAGTGCATCACAGGCTCGTTGCTTCAATCATCCAGGCAACTTTCAAATCATCAGGCTAAATAATAATCTCATAGTCTCTGCATGTTTCTGTGAAAGCCATATTTACTAACTGCTTTGCTCAAGgcttccttgacctctctgtttctcaaGCTGTAGATGAGTGGGTTTACCAGCGGAGTTAGGACCGTGATGCAAAGagagagcactttcttcagatCTCTGAGTGTATCATGTTTTGGTAGCATGTAGAAAAACATTATGGTgccatagaaaattgtcaccacagtgaggtgagaggaacaggtggaaaaggccttttgtctCCCGGTGGTGGAAGGGATTCTTAGGATGGTGGTGCTGATACACACGTAGGATGTCATGGTTAGTAGGAATGGAGGCAGGGTGAATATGGAGACTAATATGAGATCCACCAATATGCTCAGGtgtgtgtcactgcaggagagttccATCAGCAGGACGGGATCACAATAGAAGTGGTCAATTTCATTCGGGCCACAGAAAATTAACTGTGATATGAATAATATAAAGATGGTAGTAGCCAAGCTACCATTTAACCATGATCCAGCAGCCAACTGGAGGCAAATCCTGGTATTCATAAGAGCTGAATAATGTAGGGGTTTACATATTGCcaaataccgatcataagacgTTGCTGCTAGGAGACAACATTCCGTACCTGCCAGAGCACAAAAGAAATATAGTTGTGAGAGGCAGCCACTGAATGAGATGGTTTTGGTCCCCGTCAGGAGACTGaccagcatcctgggcaggagGGTTGAGGTGTAGCAGGTCTTTAAGCATGACAAGTTCCCTAGGAAGTAGTACATGGAGGTGTGAAGGTGCTTATCAGCCACAACTAATGCAGTGATGAGCATGTTCCCGGCCACGGTTGCCATGTAGATTACTAGAAACATGAGGAGGATAATAATTTGCAGGACAGGGTGATCCCCGAATCCCAAGAGGATAAACTCTGTGACAGCTGTTTGGTTTCTCCAGATTATGTCTACCATGAGTTGAGTCTAAGAATAATAAAGCAAATTGTGCAATTGAATTTGAAGAACAGAGCTGAAGGGTAATCAAGGGTCATGAATTAATTCCATAAATCTTCAGAAACTCCCCACCTTCTCCTGGCTGCCAGCTGAAATTTTAAGGCTAAACAGACTTCAGTCAAAGTGCAAGGAGTCTCAGTTCGACAATAGATATTTTGTATCCATGTGGAGCACCCTCTGCCATTTCAGACGAATGACTAATATAACAGTCCATTTCTTTGATAGCCAAGTACTGATATGCAGATCAGACTCTTTCTTTATCTACTGTTGTATCCCATCTAGTGACATACAGAAGTTTAACAATGATGCTTAAAAGCAGTATTTCACTTCTGGCAATTGCCAGAATCATGCCATGACTTAGGAGTCAAAAATCAATAAATACATCTACTAAAATGTTGAACTGAGATTTCCAGTGCAGCTTATTTTCTTAGGCATAGATTTTCTTTTATAATTAATGAAAATTACTCTAACAATGTTTCCTGGTAATTTCAGCATTTCAGTGCCCTGTAGAAGAAGGAATAATTCCCGCCCTCCTCACAAGAGATCAGTTTATGCCATAAATTTATAAAGTGGAGTAAATTCTCCCTTTGtccctgtggtggtggtggtgacgtGGTGAGGGACTGGCAATgtcttttctgtttcctgatgCTCACTATGTAGCAGTAATAAAATACATCTCTTTGAAGGGTGGATCTTCGGAAGAGACAAAACCAGGCTGATGCGCAACCCTAACTGGATAGTGACACTCCACACTCCATAATGATTGTGGGttgataacacaagaacaagaaaGACACTGGACAGTGACAAGACACTGCTTCTGAACTCAGAGTCTAGAAACAATCTTGCATGTGTCAATCCGGCTAGTAAGACTCAATCAGCATTTGCTACCACACTGGGGCATAGTGTGAGCCAGATTCTTAACTCATGTAAATCAAGGTAGCTCCATTTGTGTCATCAGGGCAGATCCCCAACTGAGGACCTGTCACAAGACATGGATCTCATGCTCCATCTCTGTGAAATGAAGCTATGAATGCTGACTGGCACTGCTGTGGGAAGGTGAGGCCAAAACTGCTAATattcacctgaagaagagctctctgtagctcaaaagcttctctcctcCACCAACAGGAGTTTGGGCAATATAAGGTATTACTTCACCACCTTGTCCATCTAATATTCACAAACCATATTCATGCCTCTGTTTGGTGGTAGTATAGAAATGCACTCAGGAAGATGGTGCTCACCTGTAATTACAGCACAGCCCAATCTTGAAGTGATGAGCTCTTATTTCTCAGGGCTTGGCCGCCAGGACATATGTTCATCAGCTGAGGTTCTTGTCTCTCCTCTTTCTGAAGAAACTGGGTTTTCTCATCGAAGACTTCTGCAGTTACCTGAAATGATGAACAGGTGCATTTGATCTAACTTTGGAAAATGAGTTTTCTCTTTGATTTACTAAGTGTAAATGCTGCCTCATATTTGTATTCAGTCATCACACTTTTTAATATGGTCCTACTTCAACCTTTCTCCCCCTTGCTTCATTTTGCGTCTCCAAAGCTTTGTAGCTAACAATGCTCAATGGGAATTGTACAGCATGACTTCTATAATTGCAACATTTTTTAAGTCTAAGGATCCTACGTGTAAACTATTTGACATTGTGAACAAACCCTAGCTTTCATTTTTGGGAGATGCCTGTTCAAGGTGATGGCCTGTTATAAGGGCAGCTATTTTCAGAAATGTCCACTAGATGGCAGCATATATtgaatattattttattaaagggatagtgtaagtagatcaggggccggcaaccttgcagaagtggtgtgccgagttttcatttattcactctaatttaaggtttcacatgccattaatacattttaacatttttagaaggtctctttctataagtctataatatataactaaattattgttgtatgtaaagtaaataaggttttaaaaatgtttaagaagcttcatttaaaattaaattaaaatgcagagctccttgGACAGATGGGcagaacctgggcagtgtgagtgccactgaaaaatcagctcacgtgccgcctttggcacctgtgccataggttgcctacccctgaagtaGATTATATCACCCTTACAACATGTTttcacttagggaagaaaaaacaaatgcacatatAAATAATGGGAGATAACTGGCTTagctgcagcactgctgagaaggatctgggagttgtgatgGATCATAACGTcaacatgagtcaacagagtgatgctgctgcaaaaaaagaaaatgcaattttAGTTTGCATTAACCAAGGCATAACATGAAAGTcttgggaggtgatagtactgctctgcttggctctggttaggcctcatctAGAGATGAGGTGTCCAATTTTGGTTGCCAAAggatagaaaggatgtagagaaactggaaaacaTCCAAAGGTGAGTGACaatgatgatcaaagggatggaatgcaaaccaTATGAACAAAGTCTGAAaagctgggtatgtttagtctggaaaaagaGGAtattaaggggggacatgatagtgctcttcaaatacttgaaaggcttccataaaaaatatggagaaaagttgttctctcttgccacaaagGGCAGGACCAGAGGGAATGGGTTCAAACTGCAGCATAgcaaatttagattaaatctcaggataaACTTCCTAACTGTGAAAACAATAAGACAATGGAACAGACCacctagagaagttgtggaatctccttcactggaattttccaaaaggaggctggacagcCATCAGTCTTGGATGGCTGAGACTGAAcaagtcctgcatcttggcagggtgTTAGACTAGATGCAATCAGGAAAGCCAacgcacaattggagttgcagcaaacaagggatgtgaagggtaacaaaaaggttttctacaggtatgttagcaacaaaaagatgatcagggaaagtgtgggacccttactgaatgggggaggcaacatagtgacaggtGATgcagaaaaagctgaagtactcaatgcttttttgtctccattttcacagacaaggtcagctcccagactgctgcactggacaacatggtatgaggaggaggtgagaagccctcagtggtgaaagaacaggttaaggactacttagaaaagctggacaagcacaagtccatgggtccagatctaatgcatccaaaggtgctgagggagctggctgatgtgattgcagagcctttggctattatctttgaaaactcgtggtgatcaggggaggtcccagatgattggaaaaaggcaaatatagtgcccatctttaaaaaaaagggaagaaagagaacccggagaactacagactggtcagtctCTTTTAGTCTCTGTCAAAGTCAtagagcagatcctcaaggaatccattctgaagcacttggaggagaggaaggtgatcaggaacagtcaacatggattctccaagggcaagtcatgcctgaccaacctgtttgccttctatgatgagataaatggctctgtgaatatggggaaagtggtggatttgatatatattgactttaggcaagcttttgatatggtcaccacagtattcttgccaacaagttaaaaaactatggattggatgaatggactacaaagtgaatagaaagctgtctagattgTCAGATTCAACGGGCAGTGATCAACGGCTtgctgtctagttggcagccagtatgaagtggagtgccccaggggtcggtcctggggctagttttgttcaacatattaattaatgatctggatgatgggattaattacACCCTCCAcaaattcacagatgacactaagatggggggagaagtagatatgctggagggttgggatagggtccagagtgacctagataaattggaggtttgggccaaaaaaatctgatgaggttcaacaaggacaagtgcagagtcctacacttaggaaggaagaatcctgcaccgctacaggctgaggaccaaCTGGCTacacagcagttttgcagaaaaggacctggggattacagtggatgaaaagttgtatatgagtcaacagtgtgccctcattGACAAGAAGGCCAATagtatattgggctgtattagtaggagcatttccagcagatcgaaggaagtgattattcccctctgttggacactggtgaggccacacctggagtattgcatccagtgttggtccccccactacagaagggatgtgggcaaattggagacagtccagcagaaggcaatgaaaatgattagggggctgggcacatgacttatgcagaaaggctgagggaactggggttgtttagtctgcagaagagaagagtgaggcgggatttgatagcagccttcaactacctgaagtggggtttcaaagaggatggagctcggctgttctcagtggtggtagaagacagaacaagaaagaattatctcaagttgcagtgcgggaggtctaaATTGGGTATTAGGatacactatttcactaggagggtggtgaagcactggaatgggttacctagggaggtggtggaatctccatccttagaggtttttaaggcctggtttgacaaagccctgactggatgatttagttggtgttggtcctgctttgagcaggggattgaactagatgacctcctgatgtctcttccaaccctaagatTCTATGGAAAGCTAGGTTATTACAATGTGGAGCACAGCGAGTCCACGACTGAGATTGTCTTTAGAGAAAATACGGTCAAATTCCTGGAATAGCTGGACTAGTTTGGACCTTTCCTTGGCTGTGAGGTCTCTATCTTGGAATTGGATTCCTTCTTGGCATTCAAGATATGGTTCTTTTCTATCAAAACACTAGATCCTGCAGCATCTATTAACACTGATTGTTTCCATGAGGACTTTTCAGGACTTCCAGTATTTCTTCAGGTGTCATTTGTCATGAGAGGATGTGGTGCATTTCCCAAATTTCCCAGTGAGTTGAGCATATATCAGGGTCTGACAGGAAGATGATCtctctgtaagctcaaaagctagtCTTTTGGCAAGAGAatctgatccaataaa from Gopherus flavomarginatus isolate rGopFla2 chromosome 12, rGopFla2.mat.asm, whole genome shotgun sequence includes the following:
- the LOC127033184 gene encoding olfactory receptor 6N1-like; amino-acid sequence: MFLVIYMATVAGNMLITALVVADKHLHTSMYYFLGNLSCLKTCYTSTLLPRMLVSLLTGTKTISFSGCLSQLYFFCALAGTECCLLAATSYDRYLAICKPLHYSALMNTRICLQLAAGSWLNGSLATTIFILFISQLIFCGPNEIDHFYCDPVLLMELSCSDTHLSILVDLILVSIFTLPPFLLTMTSYVCISTTILRIPSTTGRQKAFSTCSSHLTVVTIFYGTIMFFYMLPKHDTLRDLKKVLSLCITVLTPLVNPLIYSLRNREVKEALSKAVSKYGFHRNMQRL